The genomic segment AAAAGTCCGACGGTCTATTTTTAGAGGAAGTGAGAAAAGCAGCTGAAAATTTTCCTCAAATAAAGTACGATGAAATTGCGATCGATAAACTTTCGATGAGACTTGTAACAGAACCTTCCGAGTTCGATGTGCTTGTAATGGGAAATCTGTACGGAGATATTATCAGCGACCTTTCGAGCGGGCTCATTGGAGGACTCGGCGTAGTTCCGGGAGCGAACATCGGAGAGGAATACGCCGTTTTTGAACCCGTTCACGGAACGGCGCCTGCTATTGCGGGAAGAGGTATCGCTAATCCCCTTGCGTCTATACTTTCGGCAGTGCTGATGCTCGATCATCTCGGGGAACCGAAAGCGGCTGGAAAGATCAGAAGTGCGGTTCAAAGTGTTTTAGAGGAGGGAAGTGTAAAAACAGGAGATTTGGGGGGTAAGGCAGGCACCGAAGAGTTTACCGATGCGATAATAGCCGAGCTATGAGCCGGGCCGTCACGATAATACCCGGTGATTGGGTGGGGCCGGAAATTGCCAGAGAGGTAGTCAAAATTGTCGATGCATCGGGCGCAAAGATCGATTGGGATTGGCAGGATTCGGGTGAAATAGCGATCAAAAATCACGGCACTCCCCTCCCACAGGAGCTGCTGGACTCTGTTGAAAGAAACCGACTTGCTTTAAAGGGTATTATAGACATTCCGCTCGGTGCTCCGTACGAGCCTCCCGTTGTCGCTCTTCGGAAAATATTCGATCTGTACGCCAATCTTCGGCCCTGCAGGAATTTTCCCGGTATCCCGAGCAGGTATTCCGATATAGATATCTTGGTCATCAGGGAGAATACACAGGGCGAATATTCCGGTATAGAACACAACGTCTCCCCCGATATCGTTGAGATGATGAAAGTCGTTACCGAAGATGCGTCGAGGCGGATTGCTCGATTCGCTTTCGAGTACGCTAAGGAGAATGGCAGGAAAAAGATTACCACCGCTCATAAAGCCAATATCATGAAGCTCTCGGACGGCTTGTTCCTGAGGATTGCCTGTGAAACAGCGGAAGAATATCCTGAGATCGAACATGAAACCCAAATTATAGACGCTTGCTGCATGAATCTCGTGATGAACCCTAATAACTTTGACGTATTATTGATGGGAAATCTTTACGGGGATATAGTCTCCGACCTGATAACCGGAATGGTGGGAGGCATCAGCGGCGTTTACGGAGTTAATATCGGCGATGATATCAGAGTATTTGAATCGATGCATGGGAAAGCGCCTGAAAAGGTCCGTTCCAACGAGGCAAGTCCGCTTCCTCTGCTCACCTCAGCCATAGCGATGCTTGAATACATAAATGAAAAGGAGGCTTCCGAGCGTATAAGCGCTGCGGTTTCAAAAAATCTGCTTGCAGGATTGAAGCCTGCTAACCTCGGAGGTGATCTTTCGCTATCAGATTTTACAAACTTGATCATAGAAAGTTTCGAGAGCTGATTCACGATAATCAGAGGGAGATATATCCTTGCTCCCGACAGTTTGTGAGTTTATATTCAATGCCTGCGTTTAGATAAAGTTAGGGTAAGGTAAAAGAAAAACCAGCGATTGAAGGCGAGTAAAAAAATATTGATATTGGGGTGCGGCGGAATGCTGGGCGAGGCGTTCTACAACACTTTCAGAGAAAATTATGAGATCAGAGCGACAGACATAGATGTCAATGAACCCTGGTTATCGAATTTGGACGTCAGAGATTACGAAGCGGTCAGAAGTGAGAGCGAAGAATTTATGCCGGATTACATATTTAATCTCGCTGCGCTTACCGACCTTGAATTTTGCGAAAATAATCCCCGTGAAACATATTTAACGAACACAGTCGGCGCTGAAAACGGCGCACTTATATCGGAGGAATTAGGCATCCCATACGTGTTCATCTCGACGGCGGGGATATTTGACGGAAAGCAGGCAACATACGACGATTACGATCAACCATTTCCCCTAAGCATCTATGGAAAATCGAAATATTATGCCGAGCTTGCGATTAAAGATATATGCTCCGAATATTTTATATTTCGCGCCGGATGGATGATGGGAGGCGCCCGGAAAGACAAGAAATTCGTGCATAAGATCATCAAACAGTTAGAAGCTGGCGAAAAAGAACTGCACGTCGTGACCGATTTGAAGGGATCTCCGACGTATACATACGATTTCGCACGGAACATTTCGAAGATGATCTCAACGAACTTCTATGGGTTATATAACATGACATGTGAGGGAGGACCTACCCGCTACGATGTAGCCCGGGAGATGCTGATGATTCTCGGTTTAAGCAGCGAGATAACGCTTACCGAAGTCGACTCAAACTACTTTATAAAGGAATATTTTGCACCAAGACCTGAATCCGAGGTACTTGAAAACTTAAAGCTGAAACTCAGAAACCTCGATGAAATGAGAGCGTGGAATGTAAGTCTTAAGGAATATTTAAAGAAAGATTGGTCACATATCATGAAGGTTAACATCAAATCTAATGCCGTTGTTTAGTCCTCGGGGACGGCAATGAAAGAAAATCGTGAAAGAAACATATGATTATATAGTTGTCGGCGCCGGCGTTGCCGGACTCTCTTTTGCCCATGAAGTCGCTAAAAACGGTAAAAGCGTCCTCATACTCGAAAAAGATAAACAGATCGGCGGCTTATCTCAAACGCTTGAGTATAAAGGCTTCCGGTTCGATTACTGCGCTCACAGGTTTCATACGGCGGACAACCAGCTGCTGAATGAGGTAAGATCAATAGTCGGACCTACATTTAAAAGGCATATCAAAAAAAGCAGAATTTATATGTTCGGCAGTTATCTCAAATACCCTTTCGAGCTTCAAAATTTGCTTCGGGCTATGAAGCCCACTCAAGCTATCAAAGCGATATTTTCATTCGGGATAAATTTCACTGTCCGACAAATCCGGGCTCTTCTAAAGATTGAGAAAACTAAATTCAAGAATTATCAGGATTGGTTTAGCTATTATTTTGGGAAAACACTGTATCTCATCATGTGCGAACCGTATACAACCAAAATATGGAAGACTAATCCCGACGAAATTTCCGCCGACTGGGCTGACCAGCGTTTTCAGGGGATAAAGCTAACGGAGCTTGCTAAGAGAGTCGTTAAAAAACTCCTGAAACTTGATTTCTCATCATATTCGCTCGAGGACGACAGCTTGGCTCCGGACGGGGGCGAATTTTATTACGGCGAGAGGGGAGCACAGGAGATTCCTGACGGATACGTGCGCGCGCTGAATAAACTCGATGCGGAGATTTTAACTAAGGTAAATATAGAAAAAATAAAC from the Candidatus Neomarinimicrobiota bacterium genome contains:
- a CDS encoding NAD-dependent isocitrate dehydrogenase, translated to MSRAVTIIPGDWVGPEIAREVVKIVDASGAKIDWDWQDSGEIAIKNHGTPLPQELLDSVERNRLALKGIIDIPLGAPYEPPVVALRKIFDLYANLRPCRNFPGIPSRYSDIDILVIRENTQGEYSGIEHNVSPDIVEMMKVVTEDASRRIARFAFEYAKENGRKKITTAHKANIMKLSDGLFLRIACETAEEYPEIEHETQIIDACCMNLVMNPNNFDVLLMGNLYGDIVSDLITGMVGGISGVYGVNIGDDIRVFESMHGKAPEKVRSNEASPLPLLTSAIAMLEYINEKEASERISAAVSKNLLAGLKPANLGGDLSLSDFTNLIIESFES
- a CDS encoding NAD(P)-dependent oxidoreductase — its product is MLGEAFYNTFRENYEIRATDIDVNEPWLSNLDVRDYEAVRSESEEFMPDYIFNLAALTDLEFCENNPRETYLTNTVGAENGALISEELGIPYVFISTAGIFDGKQATYDDYDQPFPLSIYGKSKYYAELAIKDICSEYFIFRAGWMMGGARKDKKFVHKIIKQLEAGEKELHVVTDLKGSPTYTYDFARNISKMISTNFYGLYNMTCEGGPTRYDVAREMLMILGLSSEITLTEVDSNYFIKEYFAPRPESEVLENLKLKLRNLDEMRAWNVSLKEYLKKDWSHIMKVNIKSNAVV
- a CDS encoding NAD(P)-binding protein, which codes for MKETYDYIVVGAGVAGLSFAHEVAKNGKSVLILEKDKQIGGLSQTLEYKGFRFDYCAHRFHTADNQLLNEVRSIVGPTFKRHIKKSRIYMFGSYLKYPFELQNLLRAMKPTQAIKAIFSFGINFTVRQIRALLKIEKTKFKNYQDWFSYYFGKTLYLIMCEPYTTKIWKTNPDEISADWADQRFQGIKLTELAKRVVKKLLKLDFSSYSLEDDSLAPDGGEFYYGERGAQEIPDGYVRALNKLDAEILTKVNIEKINEESKEIEFVIKGDNGSILSASAKESIVSTIPLHDCYGYLERSDDDVNSSLESLKYMDIIFVYLLLNKPQVSNDHWLYFPDEDIIFNRSVEFTNWSKKMSPEGKTALCLDITCFEGDETWEKDNKSLVKECIESANKVGLIDADEVEDTLVIRVKDAYPFYDLDYKDKLMKVVQFLEGENVIHCLGRTGIFRYNNSDGSIEMGIELARKLLKNESGVTSLDYEVKEVTY